Part of the Amycolatopsis sp. 195334CR genome is shown below.
TAGGGAGCCAAGCGTGGCCGAATTCCAGGATGAGCGCTGGGAGCCGTCCTTCGACGGCCCCACGCGGAGTTCGCGGCGAGGCGGCCGATACCGGTCCTACATCCCGGACGGCCTGACGGAACGCCCGCTGATGCTCGACCCCGCGCTCAGTGTCCGCGCCCAGGAGGTCGAGGCGAGCGTCCGGCGGCTGGCGACCTCGCCGCGATCGAGGTGCCTCGAAGGACTCGCGCGCTTCCTCCTCCGCTCGGAGGCACTCGCCTCCTCCCGGATCGAAGGGCTGCAGGTCTCCGCCCAGCAGGTCGCACTCGCCGAACTCGCCCAGACCGACCACTCGGTGACCCGCGGTTTCACCGGAAACGCGGCCTTGGTGGCGAACAACATCCACGCGCTCAAGCAGGCCACCACCGCGCTGGCGACCGCGCCGGCGCTCGACCTCCCCGGCATCGACGCGCTGCACCGCGCCCTCCTGCCGGACGAAAAGCACCAGGGACTCCGAGAGGTCCAGAACTGGATCGGCGGAAGCGACTGGAGTCCCGTGGACGCCGACTTCGTGCCGCCGAAACCGGCTCTGGTCGAACCACTCATGGCAGACCTGACCGCCTACCTCAACGGCGGCGCCCATGCGCCACTCGTCCAGGCAGCGCTCGCCCACGCCCAGTTCGAGACCATCCACCCGTACACCGACGGCAACGGCCGCGTGGGCCGCGCGCTCATCCACACCGTGCTCGTGCGTCGCGGCCTCACCCCGGGCGCGATTCTCCCGATCAGCCTGGTGTTGCTGACCCGTTCCCGCGCCTACATCGACGGGTTGAACTCATACCGCTACCAGGGCCCGTCGACCTCGGCAGCGGCCCGCGCGGGGATCGCGGCGTGGCTGGCCACCTTTCTCGAAGCGGCTGACGCCGCGGCCACCCAGGCGGACAAGTTCAGCGAGGCGATCGAGGAACTCACCCGGCACTGGCAACGCCGACTGGCGGAATACCGCTCGGGCCAGGGGGTTCGTAGTCAGCCTCGGGCCAACTCGGCCTCGGCGAAACTCCTGATCGCGTTGCCGGAGATCCCGGTGCTCACCACGAGGACGGCCGAGCGTGCGCTGGGAGTGTCGTTCCCGGCCGCGCGCACCGCGCTGGAGGAGTTCGCCGAAGCCGGGATCCTGAGCCGGAAACAGGTGGATCGCGGCACCACCGGCTATCTCGCGAACGAGGTGTTCGACCTGCTCACCTTCGCCGAACGCGAACTGGCCAGCACACAGTGGGACACCCGGAAGGCGAAGCCCGGCAGAGCAGTTCCAGCCCGACCGCAGAACTAGTTTTCCGGTTTCCAGCGGCCGCTCAGCTCGCCCGGCCGAGGGGCCGGGCCCGGCAGTGGGGCGTCTTCCACCGTCGACAGGGTGCGCAGCAGCATGGCCAGCACGCGCCGCCGGAGTTCGCGGGTTCGGGTGGCGTCGGGGGCCCGGATGGCCGAGCAGGCTTCCAGCGCCAGCCCGATGTCCTGCGGCACCGCGTCCTCGCGCACGGCGCCGGCGTCTTTTGCCCGCGAAAGCAGGGTGGTCGCGAGTTCGTTGGCGCGCATCGCGTCGGCGCCCATCTCCGCGGTCGGGGTGAAGGTGCCCGCCAGGTGCACGGTCAGCGAGTGCACGTCGGCGTCGACCACGCGCTCGACAAAACCGGTGAACGCCGCGGCGGCGTCCGGCTCCTGCAAGGCGGCCTCGGCCTCGGCGTTGTACCGGCGCAGCCCCTCGTGGCACAGGTGCCGCAGCAGGTCCTCCTTGCCCGGGTACCGCCGGTACAACGCGCTGATGCCCACCCCCGCCCGCTTCGCCACGGCCGACACCGGCGCCTTCGGATCGGCCAGGAAGACCTCGCGCGCCGCGTCGAGGATGATGCCGTCGTTCTGCGCGGCCTGCTGACGGCGACCCGACAGGCCGCTGCTCTGCGTAGTGGACATGCCACCGAGATTACCACTGGAACAGATCGTTCCGCTCTGCTACGGTTCAATCAGAACAAAACATTCCGTTCCAGAACAGCCACCGAGGAGCCCCCGTGATCCCCTTCCGCGTCGAGATCCCCCAGACCGCCCTCGACACCCTCGCCGACCGCCTCGAGCACGCGTTCCTCCCGAACGAGCTCCCCAGCATCGGCACCGCGTACGGCATGCCGGTCGACCGCGTCCGCGAGCTGCTGCGCTACTGGCGCGAGGAGTTCGACTGGCGCGCGCTGGAAGCCCGGCTGAACGCGTACCCGCAGTTCACCACCGAGATCGACGGCGAGGACATCCACTTCCTGCACGTCCGCTCGTCCCGCGAGGACGCGACGCCGCTGATCCTCAGCCACGGCTGGCCCGGCACGATCCTGGAGTACCTCGACGTCATCGAGCTGCTCACCGAGCCCGCCGACGGCCCGGCGTTCCACCTGGTCATCCCGTCCCTGCCCGGCTTCGGCTTCTCCGGCCCGACCCGCACCCCCGGCTGGAACCGCTACCGGACCGCCCGCGCCTGGGCCGAGCTGATGAAGCGCCTCGGTTACCAGCGGTACGGCGCGGTCGGCAACGACGGCGGTTCGCTGATCTCGCCGGAGATCGGGCGGATCGACCCCGAGCACGTCATCGGCGTGCACGTCACGCAGCTCTTCTCGTTCCCCTCCGGCGACCCCGCCGAAATGGCCGACCTGAGCGAGGCGGACCAGGCCGCGCTCAAGCACCTCCAGTGGTTCTACGACAACCACTTCGCCTTCAACCAGCTGCACAGCCAGTCGCCGCAGACGCTGGCCTTCGCGCTCGCCGATTCCCCGGTCGGCCTGCTCGCCTGGAACGCGCAGCTGTTCGGCGAATCCCTCGACCCGGCGTTCGTCGTGGGCAACGTGGCCATCCACTGGCTGACCGGCACTTCCGGCTCGGCCATCCGGTTCTACTACGAGGACGCGCACGCCACGGAGCAACCCACCGAGCCCACCACCACGCCGACCGGGCTGGCCATGTTCGCCGGCGACTTCCAGTCGATCCGCCGGTTCGCCGAGCGCGACCACCACCGGATCACCAGCTGGAACTCCTACGACACCGGCGGCCACTACGCCGCGCACGAGGCGCCGGAGGTGCTCGCCGCGGACGTGCGGGACTTCTTCGCCACGATTGATTGACCTCTACCAAGCTAGAGGTTGAATCCTCGGACCCATGACAACGATGCGAGCGGTTCGGGTCAAGGGGTTCGGGGGACCCGAAATGCTGCGGGTGGAAGAGGTCCCGGCCCCGGTCGCGGGGCCGGGGCAGGTGGTGGTCGGCGTCGCCGTCGCCGACGTCCTGTTCCTGGAGGCGCAACTGCGCGGCGGCTGGGGCGCCGAGTACTTCGGCCTGGCGCCGCCCTACACCCCGGGCACCGGCGTGGCCGGGCGCGTGCTGTCCACCGGCGAAGGCGTCGACCCGGCCTGGGTGGGCAAGGACGTGGTCGCCGGGATCGACGGCGGCGGGTACGCGGAACAGGCGCTCGTCCCGGCGGCCAACCTGGTGGAGATCCCCGGCGGCCTCGACACGCGGACGGCCGCGGCACTGCTCCAGACCGGACCGGCGGCGTTGAGCCTGATCGACGCGGCGAAGCTCCAGCCGGGCACCCGCGTCCTGGTCACCGCCGCGGCCGGCGGCCTCGGCACCCTCCTCGTGCAGTTGGCCAAGGCGGCCGGCGCACACGTGACCGCGGCCGCCAGGGGAACCGAGAAGCTGGAGCTGGCCCGAGAACTCGGTGCCGCCGAAGCGATTGACTACACCACCGAGAACTGGACGGACGGCCTCGAAGTGGACGTGGTCTTCGATGGCGTCGGCGGGGAAATCGGCCGCGCCGCCTTCCACACGGCCACCCGCCACTTCTTCGCCTACGGTGTGCCGAGTGGCGCGTTCACCGAAATCGACGAAGCCGATCGCCGCCGGATCGAGGTGACCGGGATCGAACAGGTGCAGTTCGGCCCGGCGGAATTGCGCGACCTGGTCGCCCGGGTGCTGGATGAAGCGGCGGCGGATCGGGTGAAACCGGTGATCGGGCGGACGTTCCCGCTCGCGCGCGCGGCCGACGCGCACGCCACCATGGAAAGCCGGGCGGTGCTCGGCAAGACCCTGTTGCTCGCGTGAAGAGGACATGATGGCCCAGGCAATCCGGTACGCCGAATACGGCGGCCCCGAAGTACTCGAACTCCAAGAAATCACGTTGCCCGAACCGGGTCCCGGCGAAGTCCGGATCGTGGTGCACGCCGCCGGGATGAACCCGATCGACTGGAAGATCCGCAGCGGCGCGTTCACCCCCGGCGAGGAACTGGCCGCGCCGAGGGGCACCGGGATCGAAGCGGCCGGGGTGGTCGAGGCGGTCGGGCCCGACGTGGACACCGTCGCCCCCGGCGACGAGGTGTTCGGCAACGTCGGTGGTGGTGCGGCCGCCACGCACGCCATCGCCAAGGCCGCGAACCTCGTGCCCAAGCCGGACTGGCTCGGGTTCGAGGAAGCCGCCGCGCTGCCGGTGGCCGCGGAGACCAGCGTGCGCGTGCTGCGCTACCTGGATGTCCACTCAGGACAGACGTTGCTGGTGCACGCGGCGGCGGGCGCGGTCGGGCTGGTGGCGAGCCAGCTGGCGATCGCGCGCGGGCTGACCGTGGTCGGCACGGCCAGCCAGGGACGGCACGAGTTCCTGCGCGAGCTGGGCGTGCGACCGGTGACCTATGGCGACGGCTGGGTCGACCGGGTGCGAGAGGCCGCGCCGAACGGGATCGACGCGGTGCTCGACGCCTCCGGCCGCGGCGTGCTGGCGGAGTCGGTCGCGCTGACCGGCGACCCGGCCAAGGTGGTGACCATCGCCGGCGGTGACACCGCCGAAACCGGCGTCCACTTCAGCAGCGGTGGTGCCGACACCGTGCCCGCGGCGGAGGTGTTCACCGAAGCGCTGCCACTGCTGCGAAGCGGGCGGCTGCGCCTGCCCGTGGCGAAGACCTTCCCCCTGGCACAGGCCGCCGACGCGCACCGGCTCAGCGAAGACGGCCATGTGCTGGGGAAGATCGTCTACCGCGTGGCTTAGTCGCGCTGCTCGGCCACCGCGGCGCGCATCTTGGCTTCCTTCTCCTGGAGTTCCGGGGTGAAGGCCTCGCCGAAGTCCTCGGCCTCGAGCACCCGCCGGATCTCCACCTCCTGCTCGGGGCCGGGGATGCGCTTCACCCAGCTGATCGCCTCTTCGAGCGACGGCACGTCGAGCATCCAGAAGCCGGCGATCAGCTCCTTGGCCTCGGTGAACGGCCCGTCGGTGACGGTCGCGCCGTCCTTGCTGAGCTTGACCTTGGCCCCCTGCGAGCTGGGCGCCAGCCCCTCACCGGTGATCAGCACCCCGGCCCCGACGAGTTCCTCGTTGAACTTCGCCATCTCGGTCATCTCGGCCTCGGTGGGTGCGCGGCCGGTCTGCGCTTCGCCCTCGTCGGACTTCAGCAGGACCATGAATCTCATGTGTTCTCTCCCTCGAACGTGACGAACCCCAGCCTCCCCCTCGGACAACGGAACGCAACAGTCGCCGCGCATTCCCCTCCGCAAATTTCTCTGTGCACGTGCGCTTTCCCCCTGCGTAGCTTCGGCCGCATGCGCGAACGAATCACCCGATCCGGCGACGTCGAGCTGTGGACCCAGGCGATCGGCGACGCGGGGGCACCGGCCCTGCTGCTGAACGCCGGCGACTGCCAGTCGTCGATGGACTGGCCGCAGAACCTGGTGCGCCTGCTGGCCGAAGCCGGTCACCTGGTCCTCCGCTACGACTACCGCGACACCGGCCGGTCCACCCACCGCGAATTCCCCGCGGCCCCCTACGACTTCGACGACCTCGCCCGCGACGCGGTCGCCGTGCTCGACGCCTGGGACGTCGACCGGGCGCACGCGCTCGGGTTCGGCATGGGCTCGGCGATCAGCCAGCTGCTCGCCCTCGACCACCGCGAGCGGCTGTTCGCGATGACCCTGCTCGGCAGTTGCGCGATGGACGTGGACTTCTTCGGCAACTGGGAGCGCGCGCTGACCGGCGAACCCACGCTCGACGGCCTGCCCACGCCGAAGCGCTGGTTCGTCGAAATGGCGTTCAATCCCACGGACATCTCGGAAGTGGAGTTCTACCGGCGGCTTTCCGGTGACGAGCTGCCGTTCGACGAAGCCGAGCTGGTGCGGCGACTCGCCACCGCCCGCGCGCACGCGGATCCCGTTGAGCCGGTGGCCGAGCACCCGCACGGTTCGATCCGGCAGGACTGGACCACGCGGGCTGCCGACCTGCCGGGCCTGACCACACCCGCGCTGGTCGTCGAGGCCCCGCTCGACCCGATCCACCCGCCACCGCACGCGCGGCACCTCGCCGAGGTGCTGCCGGACGCGCGGCTGATCACCATTCCCGGCATGGGCCACCACCTGGCCACCGCGATCCACCAGCGACTGACCGACGAGGTCACCGCGCACACGCTGGCGAGCCTCGATGCCACCGCCCGCTGACCGTCTGGTGTGGACGGTGGACCGCATGCGGGTGCGGCCGTCGGACCGGGTGCTGGAGATCGGCTGCGGTCACGGCGTCGCGGTGACCCTGGTGCTGGAGAAGCTCAACAGCGGCTCGATCCTGGCGATCAACCGGTCGGCGGCGTCCTTCGAGGTGGTTTCCCCGCAAGAGGCCAAGTTCGGCTACCAGCCGCTGTCCGCGTCGGCGGCTGAGGCGACCGCGCGGGCGTTGTCCGCGACCCTGGCCGAAAACGGCTTCACTCAGCGGAAAACGTTGCTGGAGGAGCTGCCCTCCGGCCGAGCCTTCCTGGTCACGGCTCGGCCGGGGTGACGCGGGACGCGCCGAGCGCTGGGGGTCACTCGGCGCATCCCGCCGCTCGTGGTGGTTCGGTGGACCGGACGAATTCGACCTCTTCGGCCGCGTCCAGGTCATCGACGTCGAGCGGGCATCCGTCCGCGTTGAACAGTTCCGAACCGCCTGCCAGTACCACTTCGAGTGCTGTCACGCGGTCCACGATGCATGAGCAGGACTAGTACTTCGGCTAGTTGATCAGGCGGGGACGGCGGCGTCGAGGTCCTGGGCCAGCAGCTCGGACAGCTCGCGCAGCGTCTCCTCCGCGCCTTCGCCCTCCACCACCAGCACCACGTCCTCGCCACCGCCGACGCCAAGCGACATCACCGCGAGAATGCTGGCGGCGTCGACCAGTGCGTCTTCGGAGCGGCCGATCCGGACGGAGGCGGTCTGCTTCCCCGCGGCTTCGGCGAGCAGGCGGGCCGGGCGCGCGTGCAGGCCGACGGAGGACCCGATGGTGACTCGTGTGCTGAGCACGCTTCCGTCCTTTCGATCAGGAACCAGGTGCCTCCTCAGCGTAACGGCGGCCATGTTGGTTATCAAGCGTTTGGCGTTGGTTTATGTGCGTTGAGGTTGTTTCACGTCTGCTTCACCCGATCGAGTAGCTGTTCCCGCAGGTCCTGGACGCGCCGACGCTCGTCAGCCACCGCCGGCCCCGCTTCCGGATCGATTTTGTCCACTTCGGACAAGAACGCGACGGCTTCCTCGTCCGCGCCCAGCCGCACGGCCAGATCGGCGCGCAACACCAGCGCGCGGAACCGCAGCGCCGCAGGCACTTCCTCGTCGAGCGCCAGTGCGCGGTCGAGCACGCGCACGGCGGATTCCGGGTCGTCGTGCGAGTCGGCGAACATGGTCGCGGTCTCCAGCGTGCGGGCCAGTTTCGGCCCGCCGAGCGGCCCCTTGGCCAGCCCGTTGGTCTGCTCCGCGATCGGCTGGCCGATGCGGACGTAGTTGCCCGACGGGTCGATCACGATGAACTGGCGGTTGCCGGACCGCAGGTTCTTCACCGGGTTCACCCGCGGAAAGCCACGCGAAGGCAACTTGCCCAGCGCCGCCCGCAGCCCGCCGGTGAACCGCTCGTACAACACGTCCACGCGGTCGGTCACCACGTAGCAGGTGCTGAAGTTGTCTTGCGGCACCAAGCCCTTCAGCACGTAGAAGTGCAGGTCGATGCCTTCGAAGGCGAGCGCCGCGTACACGTTCGGCGCCTGCTGCCGGTAGGTGACCTCGAAGCCGAGCGAACCGTAGAAGTCCAGCGTTTCGTTGATGGAGGTGCAGGGCAGCAGCGGAATCATCTTCTCCATGGGACTACCTCCGGGAGTTCACTCAAATTTGAGTAGACGAGCGAGCCTAGCACGCGGCGTACTCAAACTGGAGTGCGTCAGGCCCGCGAACGCAGGCGGCGCAACATGCGCGCGTCCTCGAAGCCGACCGACCTGGCCGCGTGCTCGACGGTCATGCCCTGCCCGATCAGGTGCTCGGCGCGTTCGAGGCGCAGGACCTGCTGGTACCGCAGCGGGGTCAAGCCGGTGACCCGGCCGAACAACCGGGTGACCGTGCGCTCGCTGCACCCGGCCGTCCGCGCGAGGTCGGCGAGGAGCAGGCGTTCGGCGAAGCGCTCGTCGATCAGGTCCTGGATGCGGTGCACCGCGTCGTTGAGGTGGTCCCGGTGCCGCATCATCGAGCTGGCCTGCGGTTCCTCGCCGTTGCGCCGGGCGTAGACGACCATCTCGCGGGCGATCCGCGCGGCGAAGCCGGGCCCGTGGCGCATCGCGATCAGGTGCAGGGAGAGGTCGATGCCGCTGGCGATCCCGGCCGAGGTGACCACCCGGCCGTCGGTCACGTAGAGCACGTCGCGCACCACGGTGGCCAGCGGGTAGCGGCGAGCCAGCTCGTCCTGGAGGCCGTGGTGGGTGGTGCAGCGGCGGCCGTCGAGCAACCCGGCCCGGCCGAGCGCGTCGGCCCCGGCGCAAACGCTGGCCACCAGGCCGCCGGCGCGGTGGTGCGCGCGGATCCAGGCCAGCGTTTCCGGCGCGATGGGCCCGTTGTGCCGCAGTTCCGGCGCGCGCCAGCCAGGGACGAACAGCAGGTCGTCCCTGGTCAGCGTCGGCCAGGCCACCTCGGCGCCGAGCGGAACCCCTTGTGCCGTCGGCACTTCCGGCCGTTCGGCGAGGTAACGCAGGCGGTAGCCCAGTCCGAGGTCCGCGGCGCTGGAGAACACCTGGGCCGGGCCGGCGAGGTCGAGCAGGTGCAGCTCCGGCACCAGCAGGAAGGCGACAGTGGTCACGATCCGGTCAGCGTACCCGCCACCTCGTCGATGGTCCGGATGGTGGCGAACCGGCCGGCCAGTGCGTACTCGGTCCGCGCGATGACCTCCTCCACCCGGAGCGTGCGCGGGTCGGCGAGCACCTCGTCCGCGGTCCGGTCGACGGGCGCCGTCCAGTGCCCCAGCGGCGTGGTGGCCGTCGCCTCGGTGACGAAGGTGACGTCGTAGCCGAGATCGGAGGCGACGCGCGCGGTGGTCTCGCAGCACTGTTCGGTGCGGATGCCGCAGACCACCACCTCGCGCACACCCCGCGCGGTCAGCGTCTGCTGGAGGTTGGTGGTGGTGAAGGCGTTGTGCGCGGTCTTGTGCAGCAGCGGCTCGCCGGGCTCCGGTTCGAGCCCGTCCATCAGCCGGACGAACCCGCTCGCCGGGTCGAAGACGTTCCCCGTGCCGGGCTCGTCGTGCAACACCCAGACCACCAGGTCGCCGTCGGCGCGGGCGGCGGTCACCAGCCGGTTGACCCGCTCGACGATGTCCGGGGCCGAGACGTGCCGCCAGTTGTCCCGCTGCCGGAACGATTCCTGGACGTCGATCACCAGAAGGGCTCTGTTCATGCCACCCAGCCTGACCGTCCCCCGGCTCCGGCGACAGGCCGGATCAGGCCTCGATGCGGACCGATCCGGTCACCGCACTGGCTTTTGTACCTACTGGTATGTACGGTTCAGCCCATGGACACGCGCGACAGGTTGATCGAGAGCACGCGCGAGTTGCTCTGGACGCGCGGGTACGTCGGCACCAGCCCGAAGGCCATCCAGCAGCACGCGGGCGCCGGGCAGGGCAGCATGTACCACCACTTCGACGGCAAGCCCGAACTCGCGCTGGCCGCGATCGAACGCACGGCCGAAGACCTCCGGGCGAAGGCCGAAGCCGAACTTTCCGGGCCCGGCAAGGCATCTGAGCGCATCACCGCCTACGTGCGCCGCGAGCGCGACATGGTGCGCGGCTGCCCGATCGGCAGGCTCACCCAGGACCCGGAAGTGGTCGGCAGCCCCGAACTCCGCCGCCCGGTCGAGGAAACCTTCGACTGGCTGCGCAACCGGCTCGCCGAAGTGATCATCGAAGGCCAGGCCGACGGCGAGTTCACCGGACTGGACCCGCGTGACACCGCGGCCACCGTGGTCGCCACGCTGCAGGGCGGGTACGTGCTGGCGCTGGCTTCCGGCTCGCCGGAAGGGTTCGACCGCGCCGTCGACGGGGTGCTGAACCTGCTCGTCAGGCGGCCGTGATGCAGGCGATGCAGTACGAGATCACCCTGCCCGCCGACTACGACATGGGCATCATCCGGCACCGCGTGGCGACCAGGGGCAGCGCGCTCGACGACTTCGCCGGCCTCGGGTTCAAGGCGTACTGCGTGCGCGAGCGCGAGGAGCACGGGGTCAACCAGTACGCGCCGTTCTACTGGTGGGATTCGGGCGAGGCGATGAACCGGTTCCTGTGGAGCGACGGCTTCCGCGGCCTCTGCGACAGCTTCGGCAGGCCGCCGATCTCGCACTGGCTCGGCGTCGAGGTGGTGCGCGGACCGGCGCGCACGGCCACCACCGCCGTCCGCACCTCGGAGTCCATTGTGGACGGCGAGGCGCCCGCCGACGCGGTGGCCCGCGCCCGCACGGACACCGTCGGCGACTCGGTGTACGCCACCGTGCTCGCCATCGACCTGCGTCGCTGGGAACTGACGCGGTTCACCCTGCACGCCGGGGAAGTCCCGGCGCGGCAGGGCATCCACTACCGGGTGCTACACCTGTCCGATCCGGGTCAGCGTCGGGCGTAGCTGGTCGAGCAGCCACTTCACCCCGACCACGTTCGGCGCCTGCAGCATGTTCGCGGTCTCCGAGGTGACGCCCTGGTACCGGCCCTCGGTGACCACCTTCAGCCGTTGCACCAGCGAGTTGCCCTCGAAGGTGGTCTTGTCGGCCGGGCTGACGAAGGTCATGAACAACGCGTCGGCGGTGTCGAGCGTTTCCACCCGCTCGTAGGACAGGCCGATGGTGCCGGGCGCGAGTTGCGCGCTGGTCTCGACGTTCGCGAGCGCGTCCGGGATCTTCATGCCCAGCGAGTTCATGAACCGCGTGGACTGGCTCTCCTTGCCGATCACCAGTGGCAGCACCTCACCCCTGGCCTGGCCGAACAGGTACGACTTCCCGGCCAGCCCCGGGAGTTCGGACTTGACCTTCGCGACCTCGGCGGCCGCCGCGTCGACCAGGCGCTGCGCCCCGGCCTCGTCCCCGACGGCCCGGCCGATCCGCAGCGCGTCGTCCTGCATCGGCGCGCTGTACAACGAAGTCTCGAAGGGCAGCGTCGGTGCGATCTGGCTCAGCTTCTCGTAGGTGGGCGCGTCGAGCGAGGGCATCGAGACGGCCAGGATCACGTCCGGCCGGTAGGCCGCCACCTTCTCGAAACTGGGGGCCAGCATGTCCAGCGCGAGCACGTCCGGGCCGAGCTGCGCGGTCAGGTACGGCGCCTGCGGCACGGCCGGGTCGTACCCCTTCACCGCGCCGACCACGTTGAGGCCCAGCCCGGTGGCCACGGCGACGTCGTTGTAGCCGAGCGCCACCACGCGCTGCGGCTTCTTGGTGAAGGTGGTCTCGCCGAACGCGTGTTTCATCGTCACCGAGAACGCCGCGTCCCCCTCGGCCGCGGGTTCCGGGTTCGAGGCACAGCCCGCGAGCGTCAGCACGACCAGCGCCACCAGCGCGAATGATCTTTTGAGCACGGGTTAGGCTAACCTTGCCTTACCGAGGGAGGCAAGGGGCGTGCTCACTCGATCCCGGCGTCCTCGGCGGTCCCGCGGGCGAGGCCGGCGAGTTGGTCGAGCGCCGTCCGCAGCTGGTCCACCGGCGGGCAGCTGAGAGCGAGCCGCACCGCGCTCGGCGCGTGCCCGGCGCCGATGGTGAACGCCGCCGCCGGGCTCACCGCGATGCCCCGCCGCGCGGCCGCGCCGACGAAGGTCTCCGCCCGCCACTGCTCCGGCAACTCCCACCAGCAGTGGTACGAACCCGGATCGGCGCGCACGGTGAACTCCTTGAGGCAGTCGGCCCGCAACTGCTGCCGAGCTCGCGCGTCCTCGCGCTTCGCCGCCTCGATCCGCGCGAGCGTGCCGTCGGCCAGGCAGCGCGTCGCGACCTCCATGGCGAACCGCAACGCGGTCCACCCGCCCGACCGCAACGCGGCGCCCACCCGGTCGGCGAACCGCGCGGGCGGCACGAGGAACCCGAGGCTCGTGCCCGGGGCGAGGCGCTTCGACAGGCTGTCCACCAACATCACCTGCTCGGGCGCGAGCGCTCGCAGCGGTGGCAGGTCGGCGCGAAGGAAGCCGTTGACGCCGTCCTCGATCGCGGGCAGGTCGAGTTCGGTCAGTACCTCGATCAGCGCGCGTCGTCGTTCGGCGGACATCGTGATGCCGAGCGGGTTCTGCACGGCGGGTTGCACGTACACCGCGCGAAGCGGGCTGGTCCGGTGGGCCGCGCGCACGGCGTCGGGCACCATGCCGTCGGCGTCCACCTCGATCGGGACCAGCGTGATGCCGAGGCGGGCGGCGATCGCCTTCACCACCGGGTAGGTCAGTGCCTCGACGCCGATGCGCTCGCCGACCCCGGCCAGCGCGGAGAAGGCGGCCGCGATCGCCTGCCTTCCGTTGCCCGCCAAGAGAATCTGCTCCGGTTCGGGTGCCCAGCCGCCGCGGGCGAGTGCCTTGGCCGAGGCTTCGCGCACGGCCGGCGTGCCCGCGGGGGTGGCCGGTTGCAGGCTCTGCCCGAGCGCGTCGGCGCGAACCAGGCCGCTGAGGCTCTTCGCCAGCAGGTCCGCCTGCCCGGGCAGCAGCGGGAAGTTCAGTTCGAGGTCGATCGGCGCGGTGGCGGGCTCGGCCAGCGCGG
Proteins encoded:
- a CDS encoding HPr family phosphocarrier protein is translated as MLSTRVTIGSSVGLHARPARLLAEAAGKQTASVRIGRSEDALVDAASILAVMSLGVGGGEDVVLVVEGEGAEETLRELSELLAQDLDAAVPA
- a CDS encoding zinc-binding dehydrogenase, with protein sequence MLRVEEVPAPVAGPGQVVVGVAVADVLFLEAQLRGGWGAEYFGLAPPYTPGTGVAGRVLSTGEGVDPAWVGKDVVAGIDGGGYAEQALVPAANLVEIPGGLDTRTAAALLQTGPAALSLIDAAKLQPGTRVLVTAAAGGLGTLLVQLAKAAGAHVTAAARGTEKLELARELGAAEAIDYTTENWTDGLEVDVVFDGVGGEIGRAAFHTATRHFFAYGVPSGAFTEIDEADRRRIEVTGIEQVQFGPAELRDLVARVLDEAAADRVKPVIGRTFPLARAADAHATMESRAVLGKTLLLA
- a CDS encoding Fic family protein encodes the protein MAEFQDERWEPSFDGPTRSSRRGGRYRSYIPDGLTERPLMLDPALSVRAQEVEASVRRLATSPRSRCLEGLARFLLRSEALASSRIEGLQVSAQQVALAELAQTDHSVTRGFTGNAALVANNIHALKQATTALATAPALDLPGIDALHRALLPDEKHQGLREVQNWIGGSDWSPVDADFVPPKPALVEPLMADLTAYLNGGAHAPLVQAALAHAQFETIHPYTDGNGRVGRALIHTVLVRRGLTPGAILPISLVLLTRSRAYIDGLNSYRYQGPSTSAAARAGIAAWLATFLEAADAAATQADKFSEAIEELTRHWQRRLAEYRSGQGVRSQPRANSASAKLLIALPEIPVLTTRTAERALGVSFPAARTALEEFAEAGILSRKQVDRGTTGYLANEVFDLLTFAERELASTQWDTRKAKPGRAVPARPQN
- a CDS encoding epoxide hydrolase; this translates as MIPFRVEIPQTALDTLADRLEHAFLPNELPSIGTAYGMPVDRVRELLRYWREEFDWRALEARLNAYPQFTTEIDGEDIHFLHVRSSREDATPLILSHGWPGTILEYLDVIELLTEPADGPAFHLVIPSLPGFGFSGPTRTPGWNRYRTARAWAELMKRLGYQRYGAVGNDGGSLISPEIGRIDPEHVIGVHVTQLFSFPSGDPAEMADLSEADQAALKHLQWFYDNHFAFNQLHSQSPQTLAFALADSPVGLLAWNAQLFGESLDPAFVVGNVAIHWLTGTSGSAIRFYYEDAHATEQPTEPTTTPTGLAMFAGDFQSIRRFAERDHHRITSWNSYDTGGHYAAHEAPEVLAADVRDFFATID
- a CDS encoding TetR/AcrR family transcriptional regulator: MSTTQSSGLSGRRQQAAQNDGIILDAAREVFLADPKAPVSAVAKRAGVGISALYRRYPGKEDLLRHLCHEGLRRYNAEAEAALQEPDAAAAFTGFVERVVDADVHSLTVHLAGTFTPTAEMGADAMRANELATTLLSRAKDAGAVREDAVPQDIGLALEACSAIRAPDATRTRELRRRVLAMLLRTLSTVEDAPLPGPAPRPGELSGRWKPEN
- a CDS encoding VOC family protein gives rise to the protein MEKMIPLLPCTSINETLDFYGSLGFEVTYRQQAPNVYAALAFEGIDLHFYVLKGLVPQDNFSTCYVVTDRVDVLYERFTGGLRAALGKLPSRGFPRVNPVKNLRSGNRQFIVIDPSGNYVRIGQPIAEQTNGLAKGPLGGPKLARTLETATMFADSHDDPESAVRVLDRALALDEEVPAALRFRALVLRADLAVRLGADEEAVAFLSEVDKIDPEAGPAVADERRRVQDLREQLLDRVKQT
- a CDS encoding NADP-dependent oxidoreductase; its protein translation is MAQAIRYAEYGGPEVLELQEITLPEPGPGEVRIVVHAAGMNPIDWKIRSGAFTPGEELAAPRGTGIEAAGVVEAVGPDVDTVAPGDEVFGNVGGGAAATHAIAKAANLVPKPDWLGFEEAAALPVAAETSVRVLRYLDVHSGQTLLVHAAAGAVGLVASQLAIARGLTVVGTASQGRHEFLRELGVRPVTYGDGWVDRVREAAPNGIDAVLDASGRGVLAESVALTGDPAKVVTIAGGDTAETGVHFSSGGADTVPAAEVFTEALPLLRSGRLRLPVAKTFPLAQAADAHRLSEDGHVLGKIVYRVA
- a CDS encoding alpha/beta fold hydrolase, with amino-acid sequence MRERITRSGDVELWTQAIGDAGAPALLLNAGDCQSSMDWPQNLVRLLAEAGHLVLRYDYRDTGRSTHREFPAAPYDFDDLARDAVAVLDAWDVDRAHALGFGMGSAISQLLALDHRERLFAMTLLGSCAMDVDFFGNWERALTGEPTLDGLPTPKRWFVEMAFNPTDISEVEFYRRLSGDELPFDEAELVRRLATARAHADPVEPVAEHPHGSIRQDWTTRAADLPGLTTPALVVEAPLDPIHPPPHARHLAEVLPDARLITIPGMGHHLATAIHQRLTDEVTAHTLASLDATAR
- a CDS encoding YciI family protein, whose protein sequence is MRFMVLLKSDEGEAQTGRAPTEAEMTEMAKFNEELVGAGVLITGEGLAPSSQGAKVKLSKDGATVTDGPFTEAKELIAGFWMLDVPSLEEAISWVKRIPGPEQEVEIRRVLEAEDFGEAFTPELQEKEAKMRAAVAEQRD